From Pseudomonas sp. CCI4.2, one genomic window encodes:
- the mazG gene encoding nucleoside triphosphate pyrophosphohydrolase, whose translation MHTLQDLLHLMARLRDPQFGCPWDIKQTYASIVPHTLEEAYEVADAIERGDFDHLQGELGDLLFQVVYYSQLAREEGRFEFDGVVDSITRKLIRRHPHVFPTGDLYAPLETPRLDEAQVKQRWEEIKAEERAEKAEAPEQLSLLDDVPNALPALSRSVKLQKRAAQVGFDWPDALPVLDKVREELDEVLESMADDDAEAVAEEIGDLLFSVVNLARHLKVDPETALRAANAKFERRFRFIEQVLRETHRPIENCTLEELDALWGEAKRQEKNAP comes from the coding sequence ATGCATACTCTCCAAGACCTACTGCACCTCATGGCCCGGCTGCGCGATCCGCAGTTCGGCTGCCCGTGGGATATCAAACAGACCTACGCCAGCATCGTTCCGCATACCCTGGAAGAAGCGTATGAAGTCGCCGATGCCATTGAGCGCGGTGACTTTGATCATCTACAGGGCGAGTTGGGTGATTTGCTGTTTCAAGTGGTGTATTACAGCCAACTGGCCCGTGAAGAAGGCCGCTTCGAATTCGACGGTGTGGTCGACAGCATCACTCGCAAACTGATACGTCGTCACCCGCATGTGTTTCCGACGGGCGATTTATACGCGCCGTTGGAAACCCCGCGTTTGGACGAGGCCCAGGTCAAGCAGCGCTGGGAAGAAATCAAGGCTGAAGAACGCGCGGAAAAGGCCGAGGCGCCGGAGCAGTTGTCGCTGCTCGATGACGTGCCAAACGCCTTGCCGGCCTTGTCTCGGTCGGTAAAACTGCAAAAGCGTGCGGCGCAGGTCGGATTCGATTGGCCCGATGCCCTTCCGGTGCTCGACAAGGTTCGCGAAGAACTCGACGAAGTGCTGGAGTCCATGGCCGATGACGATGCTGAGGCGGTTGCCGAAGAGATCGGCGACTTGCTGTTCTCGGTGGTCAATCTGGCCCGCCACCTTAAAGTTGATCCAGAAACGGCTTTGCGCGCCGCCAATGCTAAATTCGAAAGACGCTTTCGATTCATCGAACAGGTATTGCGCGAAACCCACCGTCCCATAGAAAATTGCACCCTCGAAGAATTGGACGCTCTGTGGGGCGAAGCCAAACGTCAGGAAAAGAACGCGCCATGA
- the hda gene encoding DnaA regulatory inactivator Hda: MKPIQLPLGVRLRDDATFINYYPGANAAALGYVERLCEADAGWTESLIYLWGKDGVGRTHLLQAACLRLEQMGEPAVYLPLADLLSEGVKLLDNLERYELVCLDDLQAVVGKPEWEEALFHLFNRLRDSGRRLLIAASQSPRELPVKLLDLKSRLTMALVFQMRGLSDEDKLRALQLRASRRGLHLTDEVGHFILTRGTRSMSALFELLERLDQASLQAQRKLTIPFLKETLGW; encoded by the coding sequence ATGAAACCGATTCAGCTGCCCTTGGGTGTGCGTCTGCGCGATGACGCCACTTTCATCAATTACTATCCCGGCGCTAATGCTGCAGCACTCGGCTATGTCGAGCGGCTGTGTGAGGCCGATGCTGGCTGGACCGAAAGCCTGATTTATCTCTGGGGCAAGGACGGCGTCGGTCGCACTCATCTGTTGCAAGCTGCTTGCTTGCGCTTGGAGCAAATGGGTGAGCCTGCGGTATACCTGCCGCTGGCCGATCTCTTAAGTGAAGGGGTCAAACTCCTCGACAATCTTGAGCGGTACGAACTGGTGTGCCTGGACGACCTGCAAGCGGTGGTCGGTAAGCCGGAGTGGGAAGAAGCCTTATTTCATCTATTCAATCGCCTGCGCGACAGCGGTCGCCGTTTATTGATTGCGGCGTCGCAATCGCCCCGGGAGTTGCCGGTCAAGCTGCTCGATCTTAAATCGCGCCTGACCATGGCCTTGGTGTTCCAGATGCGCGGGCTGTCTGACGAAGACAAGCTGCGCGCCCTCCAACTTCGGGCTTCACGCCGTGGCTTGCACCTGACCGATGAAGTCGGCCATTTTATTCTGACCCGTGGCACCCGCAGCATGAGCGCATTGTTCGAGCTGTTGGAGCGCCTCGACCAAGCGTCGTTGCAGGCACAACGCAAGCTGACCATTCCGTTTTTGAAAGAGACGCTGGGTTGGTAA
- the purN gene encoding phosphoribosylglycinamide formyltransferase yields MMSACDVVVLLSGTGSNLQAMIERLHGVDQPARICAVISNRADAFGLQRAKAAGIETRVLDHTAFEGREAFDAALIELIDTFKPRLVVLAGFMRILSAAFVRHYQGRLINIHPSLLPRYKGLHTHQRVLEAGDSEHGCSVHFVTEELDGGPLVVQAVVSVESDDSPSSLAQRVHAQEHQIYPLAIRWFAEGRLSLDEHGASLDGQLLGARGHLIRT; encoded by the coding sequence CTGATGTCAGCGTGTGATGTAGTGGTGCTGCTGTCCGGTACCGGTAGTAATTTGCAAGCCATGATCGAGCGCCTCCACGGCGTCGATCAACCGGCCCGGATCTGCGCGGTAATTTCCAACCGCGCCGATGCTTTCGGCCTCCAGCGGGCCAAGGCTGCCGGCATCGAAACCCGGGTGTTGGACCATACCGCGTTTGAAGGCCGCGAGGCCTTCGATGCTGCGCTGATCGAGCTGATCGATACGTTCAAACCCAGGCTGGTGGTGCTCGCCGGATTCATGCGAATCTTGAGTGCGGCGTTCGTTCGGCATTATCAGGGACGCTTGATCAACATCCACCCTTCCCTGCTGCCGCGATATAAAGGCTTGCACACTCACCAACGGGTACTGGAAGCTGGTGACAGTGAGCATGGTTGCAGCGTGCATTTCGTGACCGAGGAACTCGATGGAGGTCCTCTGGTCGTACAGGCAGTCGTTTCGGTTGAGTCAGATGATTCGCCAAGCAGCCTGGCGCAACGCGTTCATGCTCAGGAACACCAGATTTATCCGCTGGCGATTCGCTGGTTTGCCGAAGGACGATTGAGCCTTGACGAACACGGCGCTTCGCTGGACGGCCAGTTACTTGGGGCCCGTGGCCACTTGATTCGAACCTAG
- a CDS encoding NAD-dependent deacylase, translating to MQTAAALRHAQRILVITGAGLSADSGLPTYRGVGGLYNGTTVDGLPIEMALSGPMLRRDPALCWKYIAELGKACLGAQPNAAHYAIAQLQRIKPDCWVLTQNVDGYHRAAGSPPERLIEIHGQLSPLFCQSCGAVDPQLSEHLQRPLPPLCKTCQGILRPPVVLFQEMLPERAMETLHEEMAKGFDAVLTIGTTASFPYIHEPVLRARVAGGFTAEINPQRTDHSAAMDVFLGCRALEVMELLISHI from the coding sequence ATGCAAACGGCGGCGGCGCTACGCCACGCTCAGCGCATTTTAGTGATTACCGGTGCTGGCCTGTCGGCCGATTCAGGTTTGCCCACCTATCGCGGGGTCGGCGGTCTCTATAACGGCACAACGGTGGACGGTCTGCCCATCGAAATGGCGTTGTCAGGGCCGATGCTGCGCCGCGATCCCGCACTGTGCTGGAAATACATCGCCGAGTTGGGAAAAGCGTGTCTGGGGGCGCAACCGAATGCAGCGCATTACGCCATCGCTCAATTGCAGCGAATCAAGCCTGACTGTTGGGTGTTGACGCAGAACGTCGATGGCTATCACCGAGCAGCGGGCAGTCCACCTGAGCGCTTGATCGAAATTCACGGGCAGCTGTCACCTTTGTTCTGTCAGTCCTGCGGCGCGGTTGATCCGCAGTTGAGCGAGCATCTGCAGCGGCCATTACCGCCACTGTGCAAAACATGCCAGGGGATATTGCGCCCGCCGGTGGTGTTGTTTCAGGAAATGCTGCCCGAGCGGGCGATGGAGACGCTGCACGAGGAGATGGCCAAGGGTTTTGATGCCGTATTGACGATCGGCACCACGGCCAGTTTTCCGTACATTCATGAGCCCGTGCTGCGTGCGCGTGTGGCTGGGGGCTTTACCGCAGAGATAAATCCGCAGCGCACCGATCATAGCGCGGCGATGGATGTGTTTCTGGGCTGTAGAGCCTTAGAGGTTATGGAGTTGCTGATAAGTCACATCTAG
- the purM gene encoding phosphoribosylformylglycinamidine cyclo-ligase: MSKQPSLSYKDAGVDIDAGEALVERIKSVAKRTKRPEVMGGLGGFGALCEIPAGYKQPVLVSGTDGVGTKLRLALNLNKHDTIGIDLVAMCVNDLIVCGAEPLFFLDYYATGKLNVETATQVVTGIGAGCELAGCSLVGGETAEMPGMYEGEDYDLAGFCVGVVEKADIIDGSKVAVGDALLALPSSGPHSNGYSLIRKIIEVAGADIETIQLDGKPLTDLLMAPTRIYVKQVLKLIKDTGAVKAMAHITGGGLVDNIPRVLPAGTQAVVDVASWQRPAVFDWLQQQGNVAETEMHRVLNCGVGMVICVAQEHVDIALNVLREAGEQPWVIGRIAKAVEGDAQVELKNLKAH; the protein is encoded by the coding sequence ATGAGCAAGCAACCCTCCCTGAGCTACAAAGACGCCGGTGTAGACATCGACGCCGGTGAAGCATTGGTTGAACGCATTAAAAGCGTTGCCAAGCGCACCAAGCGTCCGGAAGTCATGGGCGGCCTGGGTGGCTTCGGCGCCCTTTGCGAAATCCCGGCTGGCTACAAGCAACCCGTGCTGGTTTCCGGCACCGACGGCGTGGGCACCAAGCTGCGTCTGGCGCTGAACCTGAACAAGCACGACACCATCGGCATCGATTTGGTGGCCATGTGCGTCAACGACCTGATCGTGTGTGGTGCAGAGCCGCTGTTCTTTCTCGACTACTACGCCACCGGCAAGCTCAACGTCGAAACCGCGACCCAGGTCGTGACCGGCATTGGCGCAGGCTGTGAACTGGCAGGGTGCTCGCTGGTAGGCGGCGAAACAGCTGAAATGCCGGGCATGTACGAAGGCGAAGACTACGACCTGGCGGGCTTCTGCGTCGGCGTTGTGGAAAAAGCCGACATCATCGACGGCTCGAAAGTCGCGGTCGGTGACGCACTGCTAGCCCTGCCGTCTTCTGGCCCGCACTCAAACGGTTACTCGCTGATCCGCAAAATCATCGAAGTCGCTGGCGCCGATATCGAAACCATCCAGCTCGACGGCAAGCCGTTGACCGACCTGCTGATGGCACCGACCCGTATCTACGTCAAGCAGGTGCTCAAGCTGATCAAGGACACCGGCGCGGTCAAGGCCATGGCGCACATCACCGGCGGCGGCCTGGTGGACAACATTCCGCGCGTACTGCCCGCAGGCACTCAAGCCGTGGTCGACGTCGCCAGTTGGCAGCGCCCGGCAGTGTTCGATTGGTTACAGCAGCAAGGCAACGTTGCCGAAACAGAAATGCACCGTGTCCTCAACTGCGGCGTCGGCATGGTTATTTGCGTTGCTCAGGAACACGTCGACATCGCGCTGAACGTGCTGCGTGAAGCCGGCGAGCAGCCGTGGGTTATTGGTCGGATCGCGAAAGCCGTTGAAGGCGATGCGCAGGTCGAGCTGAAAAACCTCAAGGCACACTGA
- a CDS encoding DUF3108 domain-containing protein, with amino-acid sequence MRRALLFAFALLALPAVQAADLQPYSASYTADWKQLPISGGTAQRSLVKDANDTWTLSFKASMMIASLTEVSTLKVDKDALLPQTYNFERGGLGKSKKVDMTFDWAAKIINGSDRGTAFTVPLNRGILDKSTYQLALQNDVAAGKKSMSYQVVDGDEVDTYDFRVLGLEKVSTKAGQVEAIKVERVRDPTQSKRITVMWFAKDWDYLLVRLQQVENDGKEYNIMLQDGTVNGRTVKGS; translated from the coding sequence ATGCGTCGCGCTTTGCTGTTCGCTTTCGCTTTGCTCGCACTGCCTGCTGTTCAGGCCGCTGACCTGCAACCCTATTCTGCTTCATATACCGCTGACTGGAAGCAACTGCCCATCAGCGGCGGCACAGCTCAACGCAGCCTCGTAAAAGATGCCAACGACACCTGGACCCTGAGTTTCAAGGCTTCCATGATGATCGCCAGCCTGACCGAAGTCAGTACGCTGAAAGTCGACAAAGACGCCCTGCTGCCACAGACCTACAACTTCGAACGTGGTGGTTTGGGTAAATCCAAGAAAGTCGACATGACCTTCGACTGGGCAGCCAAAATCATCAATGGTTCTGACCGCGGCACCGCGTTCACCGTGCCACTGAATCGCGGCATCCTCGACAAATCGACGTATCAGCTGGCATTGCAGAACGACGTTGCCGCTGGCAAAAAAAGCATGAGCTACCAAGTTGTCGATGGCGATGAGGTCGACACTTATGACTTCCGCGTTCTGGGCCTGGAAAAGGTTTCCACTAAAGCGGGCCAAGTCGAAGCCATCAAAGTTGAACGCGTCCGTGATCCAACCCAAAGCAAACGCATCACCGTGATGTGGTTCGCCAAAGATTGGGACTACCTGCTGGTTCGCCTGCAACAGGTTGAGAACGACGGCAAGGAATACAACATCATGCTGCAAGACGGCACCGTCAACGGCCGGACCGTGAAAGGAAGCTGA
- a CDS encoding sorbosone dehydrogenase family protein, which translates to MPTFRPQMAVLLVLAVGLAACGETSRLRVADGMGPTPMLPEPNKTLIPTVNIAPAVGWPQGAKPIAAPGTQVSAFAEDLDHPRWLYVLPNGDVLVAETNSPAKPDDSPGIRGWIMRKVMGRAGAGVPSANRITLLRDSNHDGIAETRTVFLKNLNSPFGMALVGNDFYVADTDKLLRYHYENGQTSISGEPTTVTDLPAGTINHHWTKNVIASKDGKKLYVTVGSNSNVGENGLDKEQGRASIWEVDAATGAHRIFASGLRNPNGMDWEPQTGKLWTAVNERDEIGSDLVPDYVTSVKDGAFYGWPFSYYGQHVDVRVKPQNPQRVAEAIPPDYAVGPHTASLGMTFADGKSLPAPFNQGMFIGQHGSWNRNPHSGYKVLFVPFANGVPTGTPIDLLSGFLNADDNAQGRPVGVINDQHGGLLVADDVGNKIWRVTAAP; encoded by the coding sequence ATGCCCACTTTCAGACCCCAGATGGCTGTCCTTTTGGTATTGGCCGTCGGCCTTGCTGCCTGCGGCGAAACGTCCAGGCTGAGAGTGGCAGATGGCATGGGGCCAACGCCGATGCTGCCAGAGCCCAATAAAACGCTGATTCCGACGGTCAATATTGCCCCGGCCGTAGGCTGGCCTCAGGGCGCGAAACCGATTGCCGCGCCGGGCACTCAAGTGTCAGCGTTTGCCGAAGACCTGGACCATCCGCGCTGGTTGTACGTGCTGCCCAACGGCGACGTATTGGTCGCCGAAACCAACTCACCCGCCAAGCCCGATGATTCTCCAGGCATCCGCGGCTGGATCATGAGAAAAGTCATGGGCCGAGCGGGGGCGGGTGTACCCAGCGCCAACCGGATTACCCTACTGCGAGACAGCAATCACGATGGCATTGCTGAAACTCGCACAGTCTTTCTGAAAAACCTCAATTCACCGTTTGGCATGGCGCTGGTCGGCAACGATTTTTATGTCGCCGACACCGATAAGTTACTGCGTTATCACTATGAAAACGGACAGACTTCTATCAGCGGTGAACCGACCACCGTGACCGATTTGCCAGCGGGCACGATCAATCACCACTGGACCAAAAACGTCATTGCCAGCAAAGACGGCAAGAAGCTTTACGTCACGGTGGGGTCCAACAGTAACGTTGGGGAAAACGGTCTCGACAAAGAGCAAGGTCGGGCGTCGATCTGGGAGGTTGATGCCGCCACCGGTGCGCATCGAATCTTTGCCTCCGGCCTGCGCAACCCCAACGGCATGGATTGGGAGCCACAAACCGGGAAGCTATGGACCGCCGTCAATGAGCGCGATGAGATTGGCAGCGACTTGGTGCCCGACTACGTGACCTCAGTCAAAGATGGCGCCTTCTATGGCTGGCCGTTCAGCTACTACGGCCAGCATGTGGACGTGCGGGTTAAACCACAGAACCCGCAACGGGTGGCCGAGGCCATTCCCCCGGATTATGCAGTGGGTCCACACACCGCGTCGCTGGGCATGACCTTCGCCGATGGAAAATCCTTGCCGGCACCTTTCAACCAAGGGATGTTCATTGGCCAACATGGCTCATGGAATCGCAATCCGCACAGCGGTTATAAAGTGCTGTTCGTGCCGTTCGCCAACGGCGTACCGACCGGGACGCCAATAGACCTTTTGAGCGGCTTTTTGAATGCTGACGACAATGCCCAAGGCCGCCCGGTCGGCGTGATCAATGATCAACACGGCGGGTTATTGGTGGCTGACGATGTGGGTAACAAAATCTGGCGGGTGACAGCGGCGCCTTGA
- a CDS encoding C40 family peptidase: MSITLRLGSIGMLVALLSACAGHTPSPQSSRVIQPVVYAPSDYSSPAAEDVLIRALGLVGTPYHWGGNTPDSGFDCSGLIGYVYRNSAGIALPRSTHDMLSMRAPNVDRDALQSGDLLFFATGGGSTVSHAGIYVGEGRFVHAPATGGTVRLDSLSKPYWQKAYLNAKRVIQPEHLARNP, translated from the coding sequence ATGTCGATTACGTTACGTCTTGGCTCAATAGGCATGCTGGTCGCGTTGCTCAGTGCATGCGCCGGCCATACTCCCTCGCCTCAAAGCTCTCGGGTTATTCAACCCGTGGTTTATGCTCCCTCCGATTATTCCTCACCGGCTGCCGAAGATGTGCTTATTCGTGCGCTGGGATTGGTCGGCACGCCCTATCATTGGGGCGGCAACACGCCGGACTCCGGGTTTGATTGCAGTGGTCTGATTGGCTACGTTTACCGAAACTCGGCCGGCATCGCGCTGCCGCGTTCGACCCACGACATGCTGAGCATGCGTGCGCCCAATGTGGATCGCGACGCGTTGCAGTCGGGAGATTTGCTGTTTTTCGCTACTGGTGGTGGTTCAACCGTGAGCCACGCCGGCATCTACGTCGGAGAAGGGCGCTTCGTTCACGCCCCCGCCACAGGCGGCACCGTGCGGCTGGACAGTCTATCCAAACCGTATTGGCAAAAGGCCTACCTCAACGCCAAGCGCGTTATTCAACCAGAGCACTTGGCGCGCAATCCGTAG
- a CDS encoding DUF2066 domain-containing protein, giving the protein MRLSTQRFSKLLFVGCLSLVSLPSFAETVSNLYQVREPVTGQSPDERTQATQRALETLVLRLTGDPKAMQSAGLSEVRKDPQQIISKYGYEAGPPETLLVDFDPVSADNSLRKAGLPLWGTNRPAILGWWLNDATDGSNLVGDGQALAEPLRRAAQHRGLPLRLPLADLSEQIVATAKNLEGSDPAPLKEASDRYGADALLAVHAHQDGGQWQATWRLWLGAQREQGTATGTDTAALADAVMLAVSERLAPHFVVRPGASTGLVLHVQGMTLERYAQLGRLLDPFGAKLKSVEGDSITYDLSGSADQLRSQLSLAKLQEVPVSEVAPEAPTQPAAVGGVAPVAPARQTPSSPQLNFRW; this is encoded by the coding sequence ATGCGTCTTTCTACCCAGCGTTTTTCTAAATTATTATTCGTGGGCTGCCTCTCACTTGTCAGCTTGCCCAGCTTCGCGGAAACCGTCAGCAACCTGTACCAAGTGCGTGAGCCCGTTACTGGGCAATCGCCTGACGAGCGTACGCAGGCGACCCAGCGCGCCCTCGAAACCTTGGTCCTGCGTCTGACCGGTGATCCAAAGGCTATGCAAAGCGCGGGCTTGTCTGAGGTGCGCAAAGACCCGCAGCAGATCATCAGTAAATATGGCTACGAGGCTGGTCCGCCGGAAACCTTGCTGGTGGATTTCGACCCGGTCAGCGCCGACAACTCGTTGCGAAAGGCCGGCCTGCCGTTGTGGGGCACCAATCGCCCGGCCATTTTGGGCTGGTGGTTGAACGATGCTACTGACGGTTCAAATCTGGTGGGCGACGGTCAGGCGCTGGCCGAACCGTTGCGCCGCGCGGCTCAGCACCGTGGCTTGCCGTTACGGTTGCCGCTGGCGGACTTAAGTGAGCAAATCGTCGCCACCGCGAAGAATCTAGAAGGCTCGGACCCTGCGCCCTTAAAAGAGGCCTCTGATCGATATGGCGCCGATGCTTTGCTGGCCGTGCATGCCCATCAAGACGGCGGACAATGGCAAGCCACGTGGCGTTTATGGCTCGGTGCTCAGCGTGAGCAGGGCACCGCCACTGGCACGGATACTGCGGCATTGGCTGATGCGGTGATGTTGGCAGTCAGCGAGCGCCTGGCGCCGCATTTCGTGGTCAGGCCCGGCGCGTCCACCGGTCTGGTATTGCACGTGCAAGGCATGACCTTGGAGCGCTACGCGCAGTTGGGTCGTTTGCTTGATCCGTTTGGCGCAAAATTGAAAAGCGTGGAAGGGGATTCCATCACTTATGACCTCAGTGGCAGCGCTGACCAATTGCGGTCGCAGTTGTCCCTGGCCAAGTTGCAGGAAGTTCCGGTCAGCGAGGTAGCGCCTGAGGCGCCGACCCAGCCAGCCGCCGTTGGCGGGGTGGCGCCTGTTGCGCCAGCACGGCAAACGCCTTCGTCGCCGCAGTTGAATTTCCGCTGGTAG
- a CDS encoding AI-2E family transporter translates to MAGSRRLFWIGGVALLCVFVFLLHPILTPFLIALLLAYMADPLVDRLEAVGSSRTLGVVVVFGMFTLVFMTLLLVLVPMLAKQLFRLYELAPQILDWLQHTALPWTQAKLGLAEGFWKFDKVKAAISEHMGQTSDIVGIVLAQATASSLALIGLLTNLILIPVVCFYLLRDWDVMMAKVRNLLPRHREGQIVKLAGECHEVLGAFIRGQLLVMVALGFIYAAGLMLVGLELGLLIGVIAGLAAIVPYMGFVIGIGAAIIAGLFQFGGDLYPMMGIVAVFMIGQALEGMVLTPLLVGDRIGLHPVAVIFAILAGGELFGFTGVLLALPVAAVIMVVLRHAHDVYKESDIYGGTEDPDL, encoded by the coding sequence ATGGCTGGTTCACGTCGTTTGTTCTGGATTGGCGGGGTTGCCCTGCTGTGCGTGTTCGTGTTTTTGCTGCACCCGATCCTGACACCGTTTTTGATTGCATTGCTGTTGGCGTACATGGCCGACCCGTTGGTTGACCGGCTGGAGGCCGTCGGGTCATCGCGCACGCTGGGCGTGGTTGTGGTGTTCGGTATGTTCACACTGGTATTCATGACTTTGTTATTGGTGTTGGTGCCGATGCTCGCCAAGCAATTGTTCCGCTTGTATGAGCTTGCACCGCAAATACTCGATTGGTTGCAACACACGGCATTGCCGTGGACCCAGGCAAAGCTGGGCCTGGCAGAAGGTTTCTGGAAGTTTGACAAGGTCAAGGCCGCTATTTCTGAGCACATGGGCCAGACCAGCGACATCGTTGGCATCGTATTGGCCCAGGCCACGGCCTCAAGCCTGGCGCTGATTGGTTTGCTGACCAATCTGATATTGATCCCGGTGGTGTGCTTCTACCTGCTGCGTGACTGGGACGTGATGATGGCGAAGGTGCGTAACCTCTTGCCGCGCCATCGCGAAGGACAAATCGTCAAGTTGGCTGGCGAATGCCACGAAGTGTTAGGCGCATTTATTCGCGGGCAGTTGTTGGTCATGGTCGCCCTGGGGTTCATCTACGCGGCGGGCCTGATGTTGGTGGGTCTGGAGCTGGGCCTGTTGATCGGAGTAATTGCCGGTCTCGCCGCCATCGTTCCGTACATGGGGTTTGTGATAGGCATTGGCGCGGCGATTATTGCCGGCCTGTTTCAGTTTGGTGGTGATCTGTACCCGATGATGGGCATTGTCGCGGTGTTCATGATTGGTCAGGCGCTGGAAGGCATGGTGCTGACGCCATTGCTGGTGGGCGACCGAATCGGCTTGCACCCGGTGGCAGTGATTTTTGCAATTCTGGCCGGGGGTGAGCTCTTTGGCTTCACCGGCGTGTTGTTGGCGCTCCCGGTAGCAGCCGTGATCATGGTGGTCCTGCGCCATGCCCATGACGTCTATAAAGAGTCAGATATCTATGGCGGAACGGAAGATCCTGATTTGTAG
- a CDS encoding C40 family peptidase: MFTRFAPLVPLALVTFLFGCAAQMPVSQQQQHSPVFQNSMTAQSARISQITDGSDDADALFSDELITEKELADFGSSKPYRMPVLADSILERGMSLIGTRYRAGGTSESGFDCSGFIGYLFREQAGMTLPRSTREMINVDAPLVARNDLKPGDLLFFSTKGRGRVSHAGIYLGDDQFIHSSSTRSGGVRVDSLDDSYWKKTFIEAKRALAMAPTTIQTQHQ; encoded by the coding sequence ATGTTCACTCGGTTCGCACCCCTCGTGCCTCTCGCACTGGTTACATTCCTTTTTGGTTGCGCGGCACAGATGCCCGTCTCGCAACAACAGCAACACTCTCCGGTTTTTCAGAACTCCATGACGGCGCAATCTGCGCGTATCTCGCAGATAACCGATGGGTCTGATGATGCTGACGCTCTGTTCTCGGATGAGCTGATCACCGAGAAAGAGTTGGCCGATTTTGGAAGCAGCAAGCCGTATCGCATGCCCGTTCTCGCAGACAGCATCCTTGAGCGCGGCATGTCCTTGATCGGTACCCGGTACCGTGCAGGCGGCACCTCCGAATCTGGTTTCGATTGCAGCGGTTTCATCGGCTACCTGTTCCGCGAGCAAGCGGGCATGACTCTGCCGCGTTCCACGCGTGAAATGATCAACGTAGACGCACCCCTGGTGGCGCGTAACGACCTCAAGCCCGGTGATCTTTTGTTCTTCAGCACCAAGGGCCGTGGTCGTGTGAGCCATGCGGGTATCTATCTGGGCGATGATCAATTCATCCACTCCAGCAGTACGCGCAGCGGCGGTGTTCGGGTTGATAGCCTGGACGACAGCTACTGGAAAAAGACCTTTATCGAAGCCAAACGTGCATTAGCGATGGCTCCGACTACAATTCAGACTCAACACCAGTAA
- a CDS encoding DUF2058 domain-containing protein: MSISLRDQLLKAGLVNQKQAKQVGKDKQKEQRLVHKGQIEADDSQKRAAQEVMAEKAKRDQELNRQQQEKVEQKARAAQVKQLIEVSRLPKLTTEDYYNFVDDKKVKRISVNALMRNKLSAGSLAIVNHAGGYEIIPREAALKIQERDPRRIVLLNVPTEAPDADDPYAAYQVPDDLMW; encoded by the coding sequence ATGAGTATTTCCCTCCGCGACCAGTTGCTCAAAGCAGGCTTGGTCAATCAAAAGCAGGCCAAGCAGGTCGGCAAAGACAAGCAGAAAGAACAGCGTCTGGTGCACAAGGGCCAGATAGAAGCTGATGATTCCCAGAAGCGCGCTGCCCAAGAGGTCATGGCCGAGAAGGCTAAGCGTGATCAGGAGCTCAATCGTCAGCAGCAGGAGAAGGTCGAGCAGAAAGCCCGCGCCGCGCAGGTCAAGCAATTGATCGAAGTGTCGCGCTTGCCCAAGCTGACGACCGAGGATTACTACAATTTCGTCGACGACAAGAAGGTCAAGCGTATCTCGGTCAACGCGTTGATGCGTAACAAGCTCAGCGCCGGGTCGTTAGCCATTGTTAACCACGCGGGCGGCTACGAGATCATTCCCCGTGAAGCAGCACTGAAGATCCAGGAGCGCGACCCGCGCCGGATCGTGTTGCTTAACGTGCCAACTGAAGCGCCGGATGCTGATGACCCGTACGCGGCGTATCAGGTGCCTGATGACCTGATGTGGTAA